Proteins encoded by one window of Ferrimicrobium sp.:
- a CDS encoding MFS transporter, which produces MDKKWWTLIVACVATFMFLLDLTIVIVALPQIERALHTNFADVEWVIDAYALTLAAALLTAGALADRYGQRLIFVIGLVIFTLGSALCGLAQSPLMLILSRAGQGIGGAILFATSLSLLANSFHGKDRGVAFGIWGGITGLAAGVGPILGGLITTDISWRGIFWVNVPLGAAAIIVTLVKVDEYRSDQSHRPDWAGFLSFTLAMVSLVYGLTEAGQTSWSTGSVIASLVLAVLLFVAFILIEIRVSHPMLDLTLFRVPTFDGGLVAAFAMNASLFAMLLYLVLYLQDDLGFSALGAGERLLLLTGATLIVATAAGRASSHLPVRWLIGPGLALVGLGLLLMAGLSATTTWTHLIPGFLVAGVGSGLVNPPLASTAVGVVKPARSGMASGANSTGRQIGIAVGVAVYGTLFTSSLLHPLDHVLSLTPSLAHRSAAIASAIDQGTIGRAILASAPRVRGELVTAIHAAYTGALNELLIVSGLLAIVGAGAATISIRPRDFVGRSVEVRADMS; this is translated from the coding sequence ATGGATAAAAAGTGGTGGACACTGATCGTGGCCTGCGTGGCCACGTTTATGTTTTTGCTAGACCTGACTATCGTGATCGTGGCACTCCCCCAGATTGAACGGGCGCTGCATACGAACTTCGCCGATGTGGAGTGGGTGATCGACGCCTATGCGCTCACGCTAGCGGCGGCACTTCTCACCGCGGGAGCCCTCGCCGACCGATATGGCCAACGGCTCATCTTCGTGATTGGGCTTGTCATCTTTACACTGGGTTCAGCTTTGTGTGGTCTCGCTCAGTCACCATTGATGCTGATTCTCTCGCGCGCCGGGCAGGGCATCGGTGGCGCCATTCTCTTTGCAACGTCGCTCTCACTCCTTGCCAATAGCTTTCACGGGAAGGACCGGGGGGTTGCGTTTGGCATCTGGGGAGGCATCACCGGACTCGCCGCTGGTGTGGGTCCCATCCTCGGAGGGTTGATCACCACCGACATCAGCTGGCGAGGAATCTTTTGGGTCAACGTTCCCCTTGGCGCCGCCGCGATCATCGTGACGCTCGTCAAGGTCGATGAGTACCGGAGTGATCAGTCGCACCGTCCCGATTGGGCAGGATTCTTGAGCTTTACCCTCGCCATGGTGTCCTTGGTCTATGGTCTCACCGAAGCCGGCCAGACCTCCTGGAGCACCGGATCGGTGATCGCCTCCCTCGTCCTGGCGGTTCTTCTGTTCGTCGCCTTCATCCTGATCGAGATCAGAGTGAGCCATCCCATGCTGGATCTGACGCTGTTTCGGGTGCCGACCTTTGATGGTGGCCTCGTGGCAGCCTTTGCGATGAATGCCTCGCTCTTTGCCATGCTGCTCTATCTCGTGCTCTACCTCCAGGATGATCTTGGTTTTTCAGCCCTTGGTGCCGGTGAGCGTCTTCTCCTGCTCACTGGGGCGACGCTGATCGTCGCCACGGCAGCCGGTCGTGCGAGTAGCCATCTTCCGGTCCGTTGGCTGATCGGTCCCGGGCTCGCCCTCGTTGGGCTGGGATTGCTGCTGATGGCAGGGCTTAGTGCAACGACAACTTGGACCCATCTCATTCCAGGGTTCCTCGTCGCCGGAGTCGGCAGTGGACTCGTCAACCCACCACTCGCCTCGACGGCGGTTGGGGTGGTCAAACCCGCGAGATCCGGGATGGCCTCGGGTGCCAATAGTACTGGACGCCAGATCGGCATCGCGGTGGGTGTCGCCGTCTACGGGACCCTCTTTACCTCGTCGCTGCTGCACCCTCTCGATCACGTGCTCTCACTCACTCCAAGTCTCGCTCACCGTTCGGCAGCCATTGCTAGCGCCATCGATCAGGGCACTATCGGACGGGCGATCCTAGCGAGCGCGCCACGCGTGCGGGGTGAACTGGTGACGGCGATTCACGCGGCCTACACCGGCGCGTTGAATGAGCTCTTGATCGTCAGTGGCCTGCTGGCGATCGTTGGTGCTGGCGCCGCCACGATCTCCATTCGGCCACGAGACTTCGTGGG
- a CDS encoding Lrp/AsnC family transcriptional regulator, translated as MQTAHLDLLDRRIIQALHLDPRASFRRFAETLGVSEQTIARRYRSLVEHQVLRVVAELNSQRISESDWAIRLRCLPGSAPTVATKVARDPDASWVQVVSGGTEVFAAIRSQRRIKGAHPLLDQFSGSSQIVDARAYCLLHEYSNDAFSPLGADWLTPQEINRLTQDPVAFSEVDRSLTVLHEADWPLIRALGEDGRATYRQLAEATHWHESTVRRRVEDLVRAGVLSFHVDLENDAIGMGAPALLWMSVSVSKLAEVGETLASHQAIPFVAATTGSTNLLAMVLCRDEAVLYGYLTKELADLEGVLHLEVAPIMHTVKHYSMITQFNANPQDASSHAAGPDERLAISPSFDNKET; from the coding sequence GTGCAAACTGCCCATCTAGACCTCCTGGACCGTCGAATCATCCAGGCCCTGCACCTCGATCCGCGCGCCTCGTTTCGACGGTTTGCAGAGACCCTCGGTGTCTCCGAACAGACCATCGCCCGTCGTTATCGGTCACTGGTCGAACATCAGGTCCTTCGCGTCGTCGCCGAACTCAACTCGCAGCGGATCTCCGAATCGGACTGGGCGATCCGTCTCCGTTGCCTTCCCGGCTCTGCGCCAACAGTTGCCACCAAGGTAGCGCGAGATCCAGATGCCTCCTGGGTCCAGGTCGTCTCCGGCGGAACCGAGGTCTTTGCCGCGATCCGCTCTCAACGACGGATCAAAGGAGCTCATCCGCTGCTCGACCAGTTCTCTGGCAGCAGCCAAATCGTGGACGCAAGGGCCTACTGCCTCTTGCACGAATACAGCAATGATGCATTCTCTCCGTTGGGAGCGGACTGGCTCACCCCCCAGGAGATCAATCGATTGACCCAAGACCCCGTGGCGTTCTCGGAGGTGGATCGAAGCCTCACCGTCCTGCACGAAGCCGACTGGCCGCTGATCCGAGCGCTAGGCGAAGATGGTCGAGCGACCTATCGTCAACTCGCTGAAGCCACCCACTGGCATGAGTCAACGGTACGACGGCGTGTTGAGGATCTTGTTCGAGCAGGGGTGCTCTCCTTCCACGTCGACCTTGAAAACGATGCGATTGGGATGGGCGCACCTGCGCTCCTGTGGATGTCGGTGTCCGTATCGAAGCTTGCTGAAGTCGGAGAGACACTCGCGAGCCATCAGGCAATCCCCTTTGTCGCAGCCACTACCGGTTCGACGAACCTGCTAGCAATGGTGCTTTGCCGCGACGAAGCAGTGTTGTATGGGTATCTCACAAAAGAGTTGGCGGATCTGGAAGGGGTCCTGCACTTGGAGGTCGCCCCCATCATGCACACGGTGAAGCACTACTCTATGATTACGCAGTTCAATGCGAATCCACAAGACGCCTCTTCGCACGCTGCTGGTCCCGATGAGAGACTCGCTATCTCCCCAAGCTTCGATAACAAAGAGACTTAA
- a CDS encoding ATP-binding protein, which yields MMYKDRVVDRELVERMEASGAVLIEGPKACGKTETALRIAKSSVMLDVDLEAKRALSVDPSLVLDGPTPRLIDEWQESPSIWNEVRRMVDQRKTSGQFILTGSSVPNDESSRRSGAGRFSILKMRPMTLFEMGYSTGLVSLEQLMEGESPKSGQRELSLAKLADLLVRGGWPRHLELTSRAAARSVRDYLDNICHVDVQRVAGGHRDPGRLWRLLRSLARNVATEAAIEVLGSDAGGESGSLAHNTVVGYLDALERLMVIESQPAWLPHLRSRTTLRRSPKRHFVDPSLAVAALGATAERLVKELETLGLLFESLVVRDLRVLSQSLDGEVFHYRDKGGQEVDAIVQLRDGRWAAFEIKLGVGRIDEGAVSLLRLARKIDTALTGEPSMLGVIVPAGYSYMRSDGVAVIPMSALGP from the coding sequence ATGATGTACAAAGATAGGGTTGTCGATCGCGAGCTGGTAGAACGCATGGAGGCGTCCGGTGCAGTGCTGATCGAAGGGCCTAAGGCATGTGGCAAGACCGAGACTGCTCTCAGAATAGCTAAGAGTTCGGTGATGCTTGATGTCGACCTGGAGGCAAAGCGAGCTCTAAGCGTCGATCCGTCGCTGGTGCTTGATGGTCCCACCCCGAGACTGATCGACGAGTGGCAGGAATCGCCAAGCATCTGGAATGAGGTGCGCCGTATGGTTGATCAGCGCAAGACATCCGGTCAGTTCATACTTACTGGATCATCAGTTCCAAATGATGAGTCGAGTCGACGCAGCGGGGCTGGTCGTTTCTCTATCTTGAAAATGCGGCCCATGACATTGTTTGAGATGGGGTATAGTACCGGTCTGGTCTCTCTCGAGCAACTCATGGAAGGAGAGTCTCCAAAATCTGGCCAACGCGAACTCTCGCTTGCGAAGCTGGCTGATCTCCTGGTGCGCGGCGGTTGGCCTCGGCATCTTGAGCTAACGTCGCGCGCCGCTGCTCGTTCAGTGCGTGACTATCTTGACAATATCTGTCATGTGGATGTCCAACGGGTGGCAGGTGGACATCGAGACCCCGGACGTCTTTGGCGACTCTTGCGTTCGTTGGCGCGCAATGTCGCTACCGAAGCCGCCATTGAAGTTTTGGGTTCCGATGCTGGAGGGGAGTCTGGTTCATTGGCTCATAATACGGTCGTTGGTTATCTTGACGCGCTTGAACGGCTCATGGTGATTGAGAGCCAACCGGCCTGGTTGCCTCACCTTCGTTCGCGTACAACGCTCCGTCGTTCACCCAAACGCCACTTTGTCGACCCCTCGCTTGCCGTGGCTGCGCTTGGAGCTACTGCAGAGAGACTAGTCAAGGAACTCGAAACCCTAGGGCTCTTGTTCGAGTCGTTAGTCGTTCGCGATCTGCGCGTACTCTCACAGTCCCTTGACGGAGAGGTATTTCACTATCGAGACAAGGGAGGCCAAGAAGTGGACGCGATCGTGCAGTTGCGTGATGGGCGCTGGGCGGCCTTTGAAATAAAGCTTGGTGTTGGGCGAATTGATGAGGGAGCCGTATCGCTCCTCAGGCTTGCAAGGAAGATCGATACCGCCTTGACTGGTGAACCGAGCATGCTCGGGGTGATTGTACCAGCGGGTTACAGCTATATGCGATCTGACGGGGTGGCGGTCATTCCCATGTCCGCACTGGGGCCGTAG
- a CDS encoding GNAT family N-acetyltransferase translates to MPLHTPMIQTARLHLRPFVDTDADDLFALHTNTKVLRYWDAPPWNDRERATKFIMASQQKAEEGTGARLAVDLASNGGFIGWCSLHQWNPDLRSASLGYCYGDAAWGHGYATETARGLLGWAFDTLDLNRVQAEVDTRNVASARVLEKLGFLREGTLREDCIVNGEVSDSWVYGLIRREWRV, encoded by the coding sequence ATGCCGCTCCACACCCCCATGATTCAAACTGCACGTCTGCACCTTCGTCCCTTTGTCGACACCGATGCCGACGACCTCTTTGCCCTACATACCAATACCAAAGTGCTGCGCTACTGGGATGCACCTCCGTGGAACGACCGAGAGCGTGCCACGAAGTTCATCATGGCTTCACAACAGAAAGCTGAGGAGGGCACCGGAGCGCGGTTAGCCGTCGACCTCGCCTCTAATGGCGGCTTCATTGGTTGGTGCAGCCTGCACCAATGGAACCCGGACCTTCGGAGCGCATCTCTGGGCTACTGCTACGGGGACGCTGCGTGGGGTCACGGTTACGCCACGGAGACTGCACGCGGACTGTTGGGTTGGGCCTTCGACACTCTGGACCTCAACCGCGTACAGGCTGAGGTCGACACGCGTAACGTTGCATCTGCCCGCGTACTGGAGAAACTCGGGTTTCTACGCGAGGGAACATTGCGAGAAGACTGTATCGTGAACGGCGAAGTCTCAGATTCTTGGGTTTACGGCCTGATCAGACGAGAGTGGCGGGTGTGA
- a CDS encoding TIGR03621 family F420-dependent LLM class oxidoreductase: MNPFRFGYQIRSNDPVTLRQEVRAAEAADFDVLCSFDHLGRYLSALEPLAFCAAWSERIRLCPLVLNNDFHHPGVLAQRLATLDRLSGGRVEVGMGAGHAFPEYHAISVAFDPPQQRKQRLAESLDILRRLLDGEQVEHHGEYYDLSGFVSIEPAQDHVPILVGVNGRAGLAHAARMADMIGLTMLGVTLPDGNSHAVRWEPERLDTTVNWIVEQAGERAQHLELNALVQAVVVTDDRRKVAQEFLSEVPGLELDHALSTPFLAIGTHAEIAAHLLACRERWGISYYVVRDIEGFAPVIEMLRAEDHSLQLG; encoded by the coding sequence ATGAATCCATTTCGTTTCGGCTATCAGATCCGGTCCAACGATCCCGTGACACTGCGCCAGGAAGTGCGAGCAGCAGAGGCCGCCGACTTTGATGTGCTTTGCAGCTTCGACCACCTTGGACGATACCTCTCTGCACTCGAACCCCTCGCGTTCTGCGCAGCCTGGAGCGAACGGATCCGACTCTGCCCATTAGTACTCAACAACGACTTCCATCACCCAGGGGTTTTAGCTCAGCGTCTCGCGACCCTGGATCGGCTCTCTGGTGGGCGAGTCGAGGTTGGAATGGGAGCTGGGCATGCCTTCCCTGAGTATCATGCGATCTCTGTTGCCTTTGATCCACCCCAACAACGAAAGCAGCGCCTCGCCGAGTCGCTCGACATCCTTCGTCGGCTCCTCGACGGAGAACAGGTTGAGCATCATGGCGAGTACTACGACCTAAGTGGTTTTGTCTCAATTGAGCCCGCACAGGATCACGTCCCGATTCTGGTTGGAGTGAACGGGCGAGCCGGCCTCGCTCACGCTGCGAGGATGGCCGATATGATTGGACTCACGATGCTCGGGGTGACTCTGCCCGATGGTAACTCTCACGCAGTGCGTTGGGAGCCAGAACGCCTCGACACCACCGTTAACTGGATTGTCGAGCAGGCTGGCGAACGGGCTCAACACCTCGAGTTGAACGCACTTGTTCAGGCAGTGGTCGTCACCGATGATCGTCGCAAGGTGGCACAAGAGTTTCTCTCAGAGGTTCCTGGTCTCGAACTCGACCACGCGCTCTCGACCCCCTTCCTTGCAATTGGGACTCACGCCGAGATCGCAGCACACCTCCTTGCCTGTCGAGAACGCTGGGGGATCTCCTACTACGTGGTGCGAGACATCGAAGGTTTTGCCCCGGTCATCGAGATGCTCCGAGCTGAGGACCACTCTTTACAACTGGGTTGA
- a CDS encoding Fic family protein, with protein sequence MLASLDQRMHNLHQLRPLPSETSRSLADALRVRITYTSNAIEGNHLTLAETQVVLEGITVGGKPLRDHLEAIDHAEAWDAMILWSQSDQPLTPWLLRSLHALVLCRSQPGEAGHYREVPVAISGSTLIPPDPLSVPGEVDDLFAQWHQSEGHPVAIGAEMHARLMAIHPFADGNGRTGRLLLNLWLLRHEYLPALLEPTDRLQYYAALSSADRGDTNPIIEVVAHGVARTLTVYEEVLHLSHVAKPPHSHL encoded by the coding sequence TTGCTAGCATCGCTGGACCAGCGAATGCACAATCTTCACCAGTTACGTCCATTGCCCTCAGAAACCAGCCGTTCCCTTGCAGACGCGCTCAGAGTACGCATCACCTACACATCCAACGCTATTGAGGGCAATCATCTCACGCTCGCTGAGACGCAGGTGGTACTTGAAGGCATCACCGTGGGAGGGAAACCCCTGCGCGATCATCTAGAAGCGATTGACCACGCTGAAGCCTGGGATGCGATGATCCTGTGGTCACAATCCGATCAACCGCTTACTCCCTGGCTCTTGCGGTCACTGCATGCGCTGGTGTTGTGTCGATCACAACCCGGTGAAGCCGGGCACTACCGCGAGGTGCCTGTAGCAATCTCGGGTAGCACACTCATTCCACCTGATCCTCTATCTGTTCCGGGCGAGGTTGACGATTTGTTTGCACAGTGGCACCAATCAGAGGGACATCCTGTTGCGATTGGTGCCGAGATGCACGCACGACTGATGGCGATACATCCCTTCGCCGACGGCAATGGCCGTACTGGTCGATTGCTTCTCAACCTCTGGCTGCTGCGCCATGAGTATCTGCCTGCCTTGTTAGAACCTACGGACCGACTCCAATACTACGCTGCCTTATCGTCAGCGGACCGGGGCGATACGAACCCGATTATCGAGGTCGTAGCCCATGGTGTGGCGCGGACGCTGACCGTGTACGAAGAGGTGCTTCACTTGTCTCACGTTGCGAAGCCACCACATTCACACCTGTGA
- a CDS encoding phage tail protein, translating into MSYRVDFESVSTVGLESSPVANALAGLRANEARYFKNKYNYDFVVEPASDAGETISRVQRILKEERDIVIASEPLEGCTSNVENIRWDHVFYESGLAINVMYPTDDPKRRAVGFKLSEGMDIPDELASRFKFARQRSKLAGTIRGSFFVIKGEY; encoded by the coding sequence ATGTCGTACCGAGTCGATTTCGAGAGTGTGTCCACCGTTGGGTTGGAGTCATCGCCGGTTGCTAATGCGCTTGCGGGACTGCGCGCGAACGAAGCTCGCTATTTCAAGAACAAGTACAACTATGACTTTGTAGTAGAGCCGGCAAGTGACGCAGGCGAGACCATCAGTAGGGTGCAGCGAATCCTCAAGGAAGAACGTGACATCGTGATCGCCTCTGAGCCGCTCGAGGGCTGCACGTCGAATGTCGAGAATATCAGATGGGACCACGTCTTCTACGAGAGTGGTCTTGCGATCAACGTGATGTACCCCACCGATGATCCGAAGAGGCGGGCGGTTGGCTTCAAGCTCTCAGAGGGAATGGACATTCCAGACGAACTCGCTTCCCGATTTAAGTTCGCTCGGCAGAGATCGAAACTCGCTGGCACCATTCGTGGTTCTTTTTTTGTCATCAAGGGCGAGTACTAA
- a CDS encoding YCF48-related protein, with translation MPKVESIDGRVLGQPRGRYDNAMRFSSATTGYMVGNGLILKTTDGGLHFRTVAHPGVALTQLSVSMVAPNSIATWGGHTTLISHNSGSSWSTFTFPTRIHQVAFSTPSSGFAITDGAESESGNSDRLLWQTTDGGVKWNQLRSPGSPMSISFGSPNIGWMSTASGSILKTVDAGEAWSKVEQIPTLSGYAPPSSISLHAASAYVCWALVADSGQMSQGSYSVFRTTNGTNWIPVLAKATAGDGPAPGEPGHVPVGPGSAPGPMAVVQGTDTAVVAGQCEACSLSSSESISTTSNAGANWNNEPWIPNGMGAPVSMSFVSPSEGWLLDSGAGVGVLLQTLNGGRSWKEVYPTTHPHPVNGVSLVNDHLGYGIGIPGDTRALLRTSDGGRSWDTIGVVPRVGATQTIQIVFLTQQRGFLAYEMLSENQSKVYQTTDGEGTGPL, from the coding sequence ATGCCGAAAGTTGAGTCCATTGATGGGAGGGTTCTTGGACAACCTCGCGGGCGCTATGACAACGCGATGCGGTTCAGCTCGGCGACAACCGGATACATGGTTGGCAACGGCCTCATCCTCAAAACAACGGATGGCGGTCTGCACTTTCGGACCGTGGCACACCCTGGGGTAGCGCTTACGCAGCTATCGGTATCCATGGTGGCACCAAACTCCATCGCGACTTGGGGCGGACACACCACTCTGATCAGCCACAACAGTGGTTCGAGTTGGTCTACCTTTACCTTTCCAACGAGGATTCACCAGGTCGCGTTCTCCACGCCTTCCAGCGGCTTTGCCATCACCGACGGTGCAGAGAGCGAATCGGGGAACTCGGATCGGCTGTTGTGGCAGACAACCGATGGTGGCGTCAAATGGAACCAGCTCCGATCGCCAGGTTCACCGATGTCGATCTCCTTTGGCAGTCCGAACATCGGTTGGATGAGTACCGCCAGTGGTTCCATCCTTAAGACGGTGGATGCAGGCGAAGCGTGGTCCAAGGTGGAACAGATTCCCACTCTCAGTGGCTATGCGCCGCCATCGTCTATCTCACTTCATGCCGCATCAGCGTACGTCTGTTGGGCACTTGTCGCCGATAGCGGTCAGATGAGTCAAGGCTCCTACTCAGTCTTTCGAACCACAAATGGAACGAACTGGATTCCAGTTCTGGCCAAGGCCACCGCTGGCGATGGACCCGCCCCTGGCGAGCCAGGCCACGTACCTGTAGGTCCAGGCTCTGCACCCGGACCGATGGCGGTGGTGCAAGGAACGGACACAGCGGTCGTGGCGGGACAATGCGAGGCGTGTAGCCTCTCAAGCTCGGAGTCGATCAGCACGACTTCAAATGCAGGGGCCAACTGGAATAATGAACCTTGGATTCCAAATGGCATGGGGGCGCCTGTCAGCATGTCCTTTGTCTCGCCCAGCGAAGGTTGGCTACTCGATTCAGGGGCGGGTGTTGGTGTCCTCCTTCAGACGCTCAATGGAGGAAGGAGCTGGAAGGAGGTATACCCAACGACCCATCCCCATCCAGTGAATGGAGTCTCATTGGTGAACGACCACCTCGGCTATGGAATCGGCATACCTGGAGATACTCGCGCGCTTCTGAGGACCAGCGACGGAGGTAGGAGCTGGGACACAATTGGTGTTGTTCCAAGAGTTGGCGCGACTCAGACGATCCAGATCGTATTTCTGACCCAACAACGAGGATTTCTCGCCTACGAAATGCTAAGTGAGAACCAAAGCAAGGTCTATCAAACCACTGACGGGGAAGGCACTGGACCCTTGTGA
- a CDS encoding MFS transporter: MAMVRVSLIGEAVAAYTLPGVLVALGASRVLKRLDPRFIILVDAIFRAVPLALIAGLALTDTLSPILYVSLLGCSSLFGLLGIAGDLAATTELLPSELHVAANSLNSVASFSASIGGPAVAGVLIATVGPGLVFAIDAATYVLLAGAVLARRRYQPPTPVVKSSSAGIRDGLRALWNFPALGAITLLCVIFYGLYGPVEVALPLYVSSVLHASASVLGGYWTVFALGATLGALGATSIHRFGLWRMTIAAVAAWGVCLIPFGFTTSVVIGFIAMSVGGLVYGPFIPLKKTIIQRSARRELLTQVAAASGVFTVSASPVGAALGGPLVAALGARATLAFSGLATVTTALVAVAVLLVYRRRTRKLSGDQ, from the coding sequence ATGGCCATGGTGCGGGTCTCCTTGATTGGAGAAGCAGTAGCGGCCTACACGCTGCCGGGTGTCCTTGTGGCACTAGGCGCGAGCCGAGTTCTGAAGCGTCTCGACCCTCGCTTCATCATTTTGGTCGATGCAATCTTTCGAGCCGTGCCACTCGCTCTGATTGCTGGCCTTGCACTTACTGACACACTATCACCTATTCTCTACGTCTCGCTTCTCGGATGCTCCTCTCTCTTTGGCCTGCTCGGTATCGCTGGCGACCTGGCTGCCACTACTGAGCTGTTGCCGTCCGAACTGCATGTCGCGGCAAACTCCTTGAACTCGGTAGCAAGCTTCTCAGCTAGCATCGGCGGGCCTGCAGTTGCTGGCGTGCTCATCGCAACAGTAGGACCAGGTCTTGTCTTTGCAATCGACGCCGCCACCTACGTCTTGCTAGCAGGAGCAGTGCTCGCGAGGCGGAGGTACCAACCACCTACTCCCGTCGTCAAGAGCTCTTCCGCTGGTATTCGCGACGGTCTGCGTGCATTATGGAACTTCCCGGCACTTGGTGCCATCACATTACTCTGTGTCATCTTTTATGGCCTCTACGGACCCGTCGAGGTCGCCCTGCCGCTCTATGTCTCCTCCGTCCTGCACGCGAGTGCCAGCGTGCTCGGCGGCTATTGGACCGTTTTCGCGTTAGGAGCTACCCTTGGTGCTCTTGGTGCTACGTCGATCCACCGTTTTGGACTATGGCGAATGACCATCGCTGCCGTCGCAGCCTGGGGTGTCTGCCTCATTCCCTTTGGCTTCACTACCTCGGTGGTGATCGGATTTATCGCCATGTCGGTAGGTGGTCTCGTCTATGGGCCCTTCATCCCACTGAAGAAGACCATCATTCAGCGAAGTGCACGTAGGGAACTTCTAACCCAAGTCGCGGCTGCAAGTGGCGTCTTCACTGTGAGCGCCTCACCAGTCGGTGCTGCGCTCGGTGGTCCACTGGTAGCGGCGCTAGGGGCTCGGGCAACCCTTGCCTTCTCCGGTCTCGCCACGGTCACCACTGCGTTGGTTGCCGTTGCAGTACTGTTGGTTTACCGAAGGCGCACCAGAAAACTCAGTGGGGACCAGTGA